The genomic window GAAGCTCCGAGGGAGTGACCGGCATTCGCGTTCGCCGCGAACGCGAGCCGCCCCCGGCTCTGGCGGGGGCGAGTGCCGGGGGCGCGCTCATGGTGTGATGCCGGACGCGTCGGGGAGACAGTCCGGGGAGACGGAGGGTCGTGCCGCCTCCCAAGAAGTATCGGGTCGCGATGCACCGCCGCTTGAGTGTGACGAGGTCACATCGCGCGAGTGTTCCTGGTGCGCGTCGCTGCGTCGGGCGCTCACTCCGTGGAGGGACGGCGCGATGCATCGCGACCGGTAGCGTCGCGCGGGAAAAGGTCGCCGGAAGGTCTCCGTCGAACTCCGGGCGGGGTGGCTCGTGCGCGACGGAGACCTTGACCGGCGAGCGCCGCGTCGGCGGGCAGGGTGAGGCCGACGTGAAGCGCTGGCGGCACTGTCGCGCACGCTGACGGCGATGTCAGCCTGTTTCACCGTCCGCGCACCTCGAGGCGCGGTACGCGTCAGGCCGTCGTCGCGACCCGCCACGCGCACCGACGAAGCTCCTCGGTGCGGTCGGTGTCGACTTCCGGATGGTGCCGGGACAGATGGTCCTTGAGCTCGGCCACGAGCCCGCGGAGCTCGCACGCGGTGGCGTCCTCGGCGCCGAGCCAGACGGAGAGCGTGCGGTCGCAGGGCTCGCACGACGCGACCACGGTTCCCGGAACGTGGCTCACGACGATCGGCCCGACTCGATGGTCACAGGTATCGAGCATCCCGCTCCTCTTTCCCGACAGGCTGGGTCGGGGAACGAGCCTTTCCACGGAGCGTGGGACTCAAACACGGAACGTGAGATCACGGCCGGTCCTCGGCGTCGAGCAGTTGCTGTCACCGGCGCTCGACGGCACGATGCGACCGTCGGCGTGATCGTCGTGGTGCAAGCGGAAGCGAGGCGCTGTGTCGGGACGGCCGCGCGCGCATGGCGTCCTTGGAGCGGGCGCCGAGCGCCGCGTCGCGCACCCGCCGTTCCTGTGGAGCTTGGCCGCGATCGCGCTCGTCGGTCTCGGAGTCCGTCTGTTCTACGTGTTCGTCGGCAACGCCTCGTACGTGTTCGGTGGCGATGCCGTCTACTACCACTACGAAGCGTGGACGCTGGCTGACGGGAAGGGCTTCATCGATCCGTTCCGCTGGCTGTTCCTCCACCAGGTCAGCCAGAGCGCGGTGCATCCTCCTCTGTACTCGATGTATCTGTCGCTCGTCTCGCGCCTGGGGTTCTGGAGCGTCACCGACCATCGCGTCGCGTCGACGGTTCTCGGCGCCGCGGTCGTCGTCATCGTCGGGCTCACGGGCCGCCGGGTCGGCGGGGTGCGCGTCGGGCTCGTGGCCGCGACGTTCGCGGCCGTCTACGCGAACCTCTGGATCAACGACGGCATGCTGCTGTCCGAGTCGATGAGCGCGCTCACGATCTCGCTCGTCCTCCTGAGCGCATACGCCCTCTGGGAGCGACCGGACATGACTCACGCGATCTGGTTCGGACTCGCGCTGGGCGCCGCGATCATGAGTCGCGCCGAGGTCGCGATCCTCGCGCCGATCCTGATCGTGACGATCGTCTTGTGCCGGCACGACGTCACGGCGCGGACGCGCGCGCAACTCGCCGCCGTGTCGGGTGCGATGGTCGTCGTGTGCGTCGGACCGTGGATCGGCTACAACCTCAGCCGATTCGACAAGCCCGTGTACATGACCGACAGCGTCGGCGCCGTGCTCTCCGCAGCAAGTTGTGATGCCACCTACTACGGAAGCCAGGCCGGCTGGTACGGCTCGTGCCACGTCTTCGGCGCGCGTCCGATTCGGGGCGACGCGTCCGACGTCGACGCCGCCGTTCGCAAGGAAGCCGTCGACTACATCAAGACGCACAAGTCACGGCTCCCCGTCGTCATGCTCGAGCGCGTCGGTCGCATGTGGGACGTCTGGAAGCCGAGGCAGAACGTCCGTCTGAACGGGCTCCTCGAGGGACGGACGATCGGCGCGTCCCAGATCGCGCTCGGGTCGTACTACTTCCTGATGCCGCTCGCCGTGGCGGGCGTCGTCGTCATGCGGCGCCGCCACATCCCGATCTCGCCGATCGTCGCGCCCGCGGTCGTCGTCACCGTCGCCGCGGCGATGTTCTTCGGTGCGGTCCGGTATCGCGTCAGCGCCGAACCCGCGATCGTGGTCGCCGCCGCAATCTCCGTCGACGTGCTCTGGATCAGCCTGGTCGACCGGCGAAAGACGTTGCGACCCTCTGCGCGCCACGTGGCCTGACGACGTCCGCCCGGCGCATTCGCACGTCATGTGCCCGGCGCATTCGCACGTCATGTGGTGGAGCGGTGGCGAGTCGGCCTGTACGCCGGATCCTGTACGGACCCTCGCGGGTCCGTGGCGGCCATCCCTCTCGGCCGGCGGTTGCCCGCCGGCTCCAGCGGCCTACCCGGGGGTCTCGGGGCCGTGGCCCACGGTCGGACGGGCCGTCCTCCCCCTGTCTGGCCTTGCTCCGGGTGGGGTTTGCCGAGCCGCCCGGGTCACCCCGGGCGCTGGTGCGCTCTTACCGCACCGTTTCACCCTTGCCTGTGCGTGTCGCCACGCCATGTACACGTGCGTGTTGCCACGCCATGTACACGTGCGTGTTGCCACGCCATCGGCGGTCTGTTCTCTGTGGCACTTTCCTGCGGGTCACCCCGACTGGGCGTTACCCAGCACCCTGCCCTGCGGAGTCCGGACGTTCCTCGGACGGGTCGACGCCCGTACGCGGCCGCCCGGCCGGCTCGCCACCGCGTCGGTCATTGTCGCGCCGCTCTCACATGTCGCGACCCGAGCAGTGACCCGAGGATCCCGAAGCCGGCCGCGAGCACGAGCGCGCCGAAGACCTGCGCGACGGTCATCGTCGGGTGCGCGCCGGTGAACAGCCCGCGGTGGTCGTCACGGATCGCCCAGATCGCGATGCGCAGCGGCAGCCACAGCACGACCGAGCCGAACCCGGCGAGCGCGCCGTTGGTCAACGGCGCGCCGGGCGTCGATCGTCCCGCGACCCAGCCGGCGACGCCGTACGCGACGAGGATCGCGAAGAAGAACGGTGCAGCCCAGGCGCTGTGGTCGAAGTCGTGGACGTGGCGGCTCACGAGCGCGCGCACGACGGTCACGGGCACGATGACGACGAGACCCGCGATCGCACCGCGGAGGACCGCGATCCCGTCGACGACCGGCCGCTCGTCCACGCCCTCGCTCGCGCGGTCGTTCACCTCAGCTCACCTCTCCGACGAGCTCGTCGCTACGCGCGAGCTCGCGTACGGGCACGCGGAACCCGTCGTTCAGCAAACGCAAGAGTGACCGTCCCTGACGCGCGACGACACCGGCCGCGAGCACCAAGTACACCGCGCCGACGCCGAGCCGCTCCAGCGCGCGCAGGTCGTGGGGGAGCACCGCGCCGAGCACGAATTGCGAGAAGAACAACCCGAGCAGCCAGAGCGCCTCGCGCACGCTGATCGACCGATTCGCGAGCACCGCGACCGCGAACGCGCTCTGCGCCGCCGTCAGGAAGAGCTCCTCGCGCTGCACCGTGTCGAGCGGCAGCCCGTGCAGCCCCGCCGACGAGATGACGAACACGATCGGCAGCGTGCCGACGAGCAGCGTCCACTGGTTGACCTTGGACGACACGAGCGACCCGAGCGCGCCGTTCGTGTTGAGTCTCCACGCGAACAGCGCGCCGACGATCAGCTCCGGTGCCTCCGACGCGAGCGGCGCGAGCCACTGGACGAGCAGGAAGGTGCTCACGCCGAAGCGCTCGCCCGTGTGGACGAGCGACTCGGCGAACGGGTCGGCGCACGCGAAGATC from Acidimicrobiia bacterium includes these protein-coding regions:
- a CDS encoding glycosyltransferase family 39 protein; translation: MAAIALVGLGVRLFYVFVGNASYVFGGDAVYYHYEAWTLADGKGFIDPFRWLFLHQVSQSAVHPPLYSMYLSLVSRLGFWSVTDHRVASTVLGAAVVVIVGLTGRRVGGVRVGLVAATFAAVYANLWINDGMLLSESMSALTISLVLLSAYALWERPDMTHAIWFGLALGAAIMSRAEVAILAPILIVTIVLCRHDVTARTRAQLAAVSGAMVVVCVGPWIGYNLSRFDKPVYMTDSVGAVLSAASCDATYYGSQAGWYGSCHVFGARPIRGDASDVDAAVRKEAVDYIKTHKSRLPVVMLERVGRMWDVWKPRQNVRLNGLLEGRTIGASQIALGSYYFLMPLAVAGVVVMRRRHIPISPIVAPAVVVTVAAAMFFGAVRYRVSAEPAIVVAAAISVDVLWISLVDRRKTLRPSARHVA